The Mesoplasma tabanidae sequence TATTTTTATTGTTTTTTCTTAAAAAGTATTATCATTTTTACAAAGGAGAATAAAAAAATGAAATGATGAATATCTGATTTTGATGGTACACTTACACTAAATCCAAAAACTGAAGCAATTGATCCAAAAGATATGGATTTTATTGAAAGGTGAACAAAAGAAAATAATTTTATAATAGCAACTGGTAGAGACGTTAGCTATATTAATTACTTAATAAATCATTACAATTTAAAATCTGAATATAAAATAGCTAATAATGGCGCCTCATTATATAAAGGTAATCAACTAATTTTTAATCAATCTATAGGAATGGATGAACGCAAACAACTGTTTCAAATTGTTAATAAGTTATATAAATTTTGTGGTATAAAAATTGCTGATCATAGTGAATGTTTTATTCTTTCTGGAATTGAAGAAAAAACACCTAGATATAATGAAAGTATAGTTCAGCAAAAATGATTTGAAATGGAGGATAATTTTAGCCAACACATAAATGAAATTCTTAATAACAAAGACCTTAATAATATTACTTTATTTGCTCACCCTCAGGATTTTGATTATATTTTAAATTTATTTAATAATTTTAAAAATTTAAAGATCATTCAAACTTCACCTTTTAATTTGGAAATTATGCATAAAGATGTTTCAAAATATTCAGGGATAAAATTTTTAAAAAACAAATATAACATTAGCGATAATGATATTGTTGTTAGCGGAGACGGTGATAATGACTATGAAATGCTTAACAGGTGCAAAAATTCGTTTGCTATGGAAAAGGGCACTAAAAAAGCTATTATGGCTGCGAATAATATTATTTCAAATGTTTATGAAATAGAAAACTACATATCTATAAACTAAAAACCACAAATATTTTGTGGTTTTACGAATTAAAATTGGAACTGCAACACTTATGAGAAAATAATCTCATAGGCATTGCAGTTTTTTTGATACAAAAAAGCAACCCCTTGACCGACTAAAGCCCAAAGGAGTTACCATGAATAATTATAAACAAATATTTTTAAAAGAAAGAACATTAATTGAATATCTATTAAATGTTCAAAATAAATCAGTTTCTTTCATAGCTAAAGAACTAAATAGAAATAGATCAACGATTTACAGAGAAATCAAAAGAAATAAAGCAGCTGTAATTTATAAAGCTAAAGATGCGCAATTTACTAGAGACATTAATAACACCTTATCTCATCAAAATGAAATAAATAAATATAAGGAATTCTTAAGATTTCTTTATGCAAATTTTAATCCAAAAAGCTTTAGTATTGATGTTTGCGTTTTTAAGGCCAAAGAACTTGGAATCAAAACCCCAACAACTCAAACTGTTTACAATTGAATTAAAAATAAACAAATAAAAATAAAATCAAAAGACTTGCTTAGACCTAGGTTTTGATGAAGAAAGTCTAGTAAATATAAGAAATATCTATGAGAAATTTCAAAAATGAACTCTATTCCAATTACTTATAGACCTAAAAATATTAATAAAAGAAAAGAAGTAGGTCATTTTGAAATAGATTTAGTTGTGGGTGCAGGTAACACTTCAAAAGCAATAATTACACTTGTCGAAAGAGTTACCCGAAAGGGTTTTGCAATTAAACTAGAAAATAAAACTATGAAACATACAAATGAAAAATTAAAAGAATTAATTGGAAAAGAAAATTTAAATATTAAATCTATCACTAAAGATAACGGTATGGAATTTAATCTTTTACATGAAGTCACACAAGAATTAAGCGTGCCACTTTATACATGTAATACGTATGCTTCTTGTGAAAAAAGCACTAAATACGAATTAAAATTGGAACTGCAACACTTATGAGAAAATAATCTCATAGGCATTGCAGTTTTTTTGATACAAAAAAGCAACCCCTTGACCGACTAAAGCCCAAAGGAGTTACCATGAATAATTATAAACAAATATCTTTAAAAGAAAGAACATTAATTGAATATCTATTAAATGTTCAAAATAAATCAGTTTCTTTCATAGCTAAAGAACTAAATAGAAATAGATCAACGATTTACAGAGAAATCAAAAGAAATAAAGCAGCTGTAATTTATAAAGCTAAAGATGCGCAATTTACTAGAGACATTAATAACACCTTATCTCATCAAAATGAAATAAATAAATATAAGGAATTCTTAAGATTTCTTTATGCAAATTTTAATCCAAAAAGCTTTAGTATTGATGTTTGCGTTTTTAAGGCCAAAGAACTTGGAATCAAAACCCCAACAACTCAAACTGTTTACAATTGAATTAAAAATAAACAAATAAAAATAAAATCAAAAGACTTGCTTAGACCTAGGTTTTGATGAAGAAAGTCTAGTAAATATAAGAAATATCTATGAGAAATTTCAAAAATGAACTCTATTCCAATTACTTATAGACCTAAAAATATTAATAAAAGAAAAGAAGTAGGTCATTTTGAAATAGATTTAGTTGTGGGTGCAGGTAACACTTCAAAAGCAATAATTACACTTGTCGAAAGAGTTACCCGAAAGGGTTTTGCAATTAAACTAGAAAATAAAACTATGAAACATACAAATGAAAAATTAAAAGAA is a genomic window containing:
- a CDS encoding Cof-type HAD-IIB family hydrolase, with amino-acid sequence MKWWISDFDGTLTLNPKTEAIDPKDMDFIERWTKENNFIIATGRDVSYINYLINHYNLKSEYKIANNGASLYKGNQLIFNQSIGMDERKQLFQIVNKLYKFCGIKIADHSECFILSGIEEKTPRYNESIVQQKWFEMEDNFSQHINEILNNKDLNNITLFAHPQDFDYILNLFNNFKNLKIIQTSPFNLEIMHKDVSKYSGIKFLKNKYNISDNDIVVSGDGDNDYEMLNRCKNSFAMEKGTKKAIMAANNIISNVYEIENYISIN
- a CDS encoding IS30 family transposase — its product is MNNYKQIFLKERTLIEYLLNVQNKSVSFIAKELNRNRSTIYREIKRNKAAVIYKAKDAQFTRDINNTLSHQNEINKYKEFLRFLYANFNPKSFSIDVCVFKAKELGIKTPTTQTVYNWIKNKQIKIKSKDLLRPRFWWRKSSKYKKYLWEISKMNSIPITYRPKNINKRKEVGHFEIDLVVGAGNTSKAIITLVERVTRKGFAIKLENKTMKHTNEKLKELIGKENLNIKSITKDNGMEFNLLHEVTQELSVPLYTCNTYASCEKSTKYELKLELQHLWENNLIGIAVFLIQKSNPLTD
- a CDS encoding IS30 family transposase, whose product is MNNYKQISLKERTLIEYLLNVQNKSVSFIAKELNRNRSTIYREIKRNKAAVIYKAKDAQFTRDINNTLSHQNEINKYKEFLRFLYANFNPKSFSIDVCVFKAKELGIKTPTTQTVYNWIKNKQIKIKSKDLLRPRFWWRKSSKYKKYLWEISKMNSIPITYRPKNINKRKEVGHFEIDLVVGAGNTSKAIITLVERVTRKGFAIKLENKTMKHTNEKLKELIGKENLNIKSITKDNGMEFNLLHEVTQELSVPLYTCNTYASCEKSTNENFNGLIRRYLPKKTNFTNLTDDNIIEILNEINKMPRKILNYKSAQEFYETFG